A portion of the Phyllobacterium zundukense genome contains these proteins:
- a CDS encoding flagellar hook protein FlgE, producing MSLYGMMRTGVSGMNAQANRLSTVADNIANSSTTGYKRASTQFASLVLPSSGGAYNSGGVETVIRHHISDDGSQRFTTSSTDLALKGNGFFIVGNADDTPYLTRAGSFVPDAQGNLVNSAGYYLMGYPVVNGNVNPVANGFQGLEKVNIAQNDLIADPSKTGIFTANLPAGAAIIAAADRPPTNATASAQYTAKTSVQTFDNLGNVVVVDLYFTKTANNSWEVAAYNHANASAAGGFPYAPAAPLTTENYTFDAVTGKLTSADKSISIPVPNGQALEIDFSATKQLAGDYTPIEVKIDGNTPSPIENVSIADDGTVTAIYKNGAKRAIYQIALADVPSPDNLLVMTGNVFSPSAESGDVQLGFAGSGSFGTLTSGALEESNADIAQELTEMIESQRSYTANSKVFQTGADLMDVLVNLKR from the coding sequence ATGAGCCTCTATGGAATGATGCGAACCGGTGTGTCGGGCATGAATGCTCAGGCCAACAGGCTGTCGACCGTGGCGGACAACATCGCCAACTCCAGCACGACCGGTTACAAGCGCGCCAGCACGCAGTTCGCATCACTGGTGTTGCCAAGTTCTGGCGGGGCTTATAATTCCGGTGGTGTCGAAACGGTCATCCGCCACCATATCTCGGATGACGGTTCGCAGCGCTTTACGACGTCGTCGACCGACCTTGCGCTGAAAGGCAATGGGTTTTTCATTGTCGGCAACGCGGATGACACCCCATATCTGACGCGCGCCGGTTCATTCGTGCCTGATGCGCAAGGCAACCTCGTCAATTCGGCCGGCTACTATCTGATGGGTTATCCCGTGGTCAACGGCAACGTCAATCCGGTTGCCAATGGCTTTCAGGGGCTCGAAAAGGTCAATATCGCCCAGAACGACCTGATCGCCGATCCAAGCAAGACGGGTATCTTCACGGCCAATCTCCCGGCGGGCGCTGCGATCATTGCCGCAGCTGACCGCCCGCCGACAAACGCCACGGCGTCGGCTCAATATACGGCCAAGACATCCGTACAGACATTCGACAATCTCGGTAACGTCGTCGTCGTCGATCTCTACTTCACCAAGACCGCAAACAATAGCTGGGAAGTTGCCGCCTATAATCACGCCAATGCATCGGCTGCTGGTGGATTTCCCTATGCTCCTGCCGCGCCGTTGACTACGGAAAATTATACGTTCGATGCCGTCACCGGCAAGCTCACGTCTGCGGACAAGTCGATCTCGATCCCAGTGCCAAACGGACAGGCGCTGGAAATCGACTTTTCCGCCACCAAACAGCTGGCAGGTGATTACACGCCTATCGAGGTAAAGATCGACGGCAACACGCCAAGCCCGATCGAAAATGTCAGCATCGCCGATGATGGCACCGTAACCGCCATCTACAAGAACGGTGCGAAACGGGCGATCTACCAGATTGCGCTGGCCGACGTTCCAAGTCCTGACAACCTGCTTGTCATGACAGGCAATGTGTTCTCACCGAGTGCCGAATCCGGCGACGTCCAGCTTGGCTTTGCCGGCAGCGGCAGCTTTGGCACGCTGACATCCGGGGCGCTGGAAGAATCGAATGCCGACATCGCGCAGGAACTGACGGAAATGATCGAATCCCAGAGAAGCTACACGGCAAATTCGAAGGTCTTTCAGACCGGTGCGGATTTGATGGACGTGCTGGTCAATCTGAAAAGATAG
- the ftcR gene encoding flagellar transcriptional regulator FtcR codes for MIVVVDERSLVTSGYSAWFAREGITTTGFTPNDFGDWVATVQKNDIMAVEAFLIGECVNRSQFPQKIRERCSAPVIAVNETQSLEHTLELFQAGVDDVVRKPMHVREILARINAIRRRYGNGDAGTQVGPIRVFSDGRDPQVNGLDFSLPRRERRILEYLIANRGRRLNKAQIFSAIYGIFDSDVEESVVESHISKLRKKLREQLGYDPIDSKRFLGYCINLD; via the coding sequence GTGATTGTAGTCGTCGACGAACGAAGTCTGGTGACGAGTGGGTATTCGGCGTGGTTCGCCCGCGAGGGCATAACAACAACAGGTTTTACTCCGAACGATTTCGGCGATTGGGTCGCCACCGTTCAGAAGAACGACATTATGGCGGTCGAGGCATTTCTCATAGGAGAATGTGTCAATCGTAGCCAGTTTCCACAAAAAATTCGAGAGCGCTGTTCGGCGCCGGTCATTGCTGTCAATGAGACGCAGTCATTGGAACACACGCTGGAGCTTTTCCAGGCAGGTGTCGACGATGTGGTTCGCAAGCCCATGCATGTGCGAGAAATACTGGCGCGAATTAATGCTATTCGCCGCCGCTATGGCAATGGGGATGCGGGAACACAGGTAGGTCCAATCCGAGTATTTTCTGACGGCCGCGATCCGCAGGTCAATGGGCTTGATTTTTCCCTGCCGCGGCGGGAGCGTCGAATACTTGAATATTTGATTGCCAATCGCGGGCGACGCCTGAACAAGGCGCAGATATTCAGCGCGATCTACGGCATCTTCGACAGCGACGTCGAGGAAAGTGTCGTTGAGAGTCACATCAGCAAGCTTCGCAAAAAGCTGCGTGAGCAACTTGGTTATGATCCGATCGATTCCAAGCGCTTTCTCGGCTACTGCATCAATCTGGACTAA
- a CDS encoding transglycosylase SLT domain-containing protein — MSVWKRQLIRISSAAFHAGWLSSLLLASQTASAQNLCERQMHRASMKYDIPIGILYAVGLTETGHKDSLQPYAMNIESKAVFMPSAAAAVAKFNEARSQGAKLIDLGCMQINHYFHANKFASVEAMLNPATNVDYAARFLKELRAREGGWTMAVARYHAGPNNDPAQKQYVCRVMENMVATGFGNWTPKARMFCDK, encoded by the coding sequence ATGAGCGTGTGGAAAAGGCAACTCATCCGGATATCGAGCGCCGCCTTTCACGCGGGTTGGTTGTCTAGCCTGTTACTTGCGTCGCAGACCGCCTCGGCACAAAACCTCTGCGAGCGGCAAATGCACCGTGCCTCGATGAAGTACGATATTCCCATCGGTATTCTCTACGCGGTCGGTTTGACTGAAACCGGGCACAAGGACTCGCTCCAGCCCTATGCAATGAATATCGAAAGCAAAGCCGTTTTCATGCCATCAGCGGCAGCTGCCGTGGCCAAATTCAACGAGGCGCGTTCACAGGGAGCGAAGCTCATCGACCTTGGATGCATGCAGATAAATCACTATTTTCACGCCAACAAGTTTGCCTCTGTAGAGGCTATGTTAAACCCTGCCACGAATGTGGATTACGCCGCGCGATTTCTAAAAGAGCTTAGAGCACGCGAAGGCGGTTGGACCATGGCGGTTGCGCGCTATCACGCGGGACCCAATAACGACCCGGCCCAGAAGCAATATGTTTGCCGGGTAATGGAAAATATGGTGGCTACCGGTTTCGGGAACTGGACGCCGAAGGCGCGAATGTTTTGCGATAAGTGA
- a CDS encoding flagellar hook-length control protein FliK: MTIGVQMPLKTMLDAIVRDKGRDDMPDQKPAKDKDVLSDFSSMVRAIGPKLKLDKENAKPDKRLAELRDRAELDEHKDVRDAPAQGIFGQAILAFEQLLDRQQHENSEQPQPVTKANASTKADIITAEPIQSVEAGQKSEKPAEISAPDNKSGKTDLNAVTDRQVAAPLQDKQEPGRQVPHAGQDVAPATQAPEAPKPKVSSKAAPVEYAAPVETAPSAPSPSVQLEAKLTAAASNNAMPVQTSRRPITDVQVLSDRSTPGARTLVVQLQPIELGTVTARMRLTPEGMHIQLMAENPAMAEHLAKDHDMLGKALQRAGAADDAASVTISVIDRSGTSSSAQTGQHNPSAQDQQPGARGSGQGQSGFQGTPGDRSGNQWPFAEMRSDERVEKATHPDIERRLSRGLVV; the protein is encoded by the coding sequence ATGACCATTGGAGTTCAGATGCCTCTCAAGACAATGCTTGACGCGATTGTCCGCGACAAGGGCAGGGACGACATGCCCGACCAAAAGCCGGCGAAGGACAAGGATGTGCTTTCGGATTTCAGCTCCATGGTCAGGGCCATTGGTCCGAAGCTGAAACTCGACAAGGAGAACGCAAAGCCGGACAAGCGCTTGGCGGAATTGCGGGATAGGGCGGAGCTGGACGAGCACAAGGATGTTCGCGACGCTCCCGCCCAAGGCATCTTCGGGCAGGCAATCCTTGCTTTTGAACAACTGCTCGACCGGCAGCAGCACGAAAACAGCGAGCAGCCGCAACCTGTCACCAAGGCCAACGCGTCAACCAAAGCCGATATTATCACTGCAGAACCCATACAAAGCGTCGAGGCGGGTCAGAAAAGCGAAAAACCGGCCGAGATATCCGCGCCCGATAACAAGTCCGGCAAGACCGATCTGAACGCCGTCACGGATAGGCAGGTAGCCGCTCCTTTGCAGGACAAACAGGAACCCGGCAGACAAGTCCCGCATGCCGGACAGGACGTTGCGCCAGCGACGCAGGCCCCTGAGGCACCGAAACCCAAGGTGAGCAGCAAGGCCGCCCCGGTGGAATACGCCGCGCCTGTTGAGACGGCACCGTCCGCGCCATCCCCATCGGTTCAGCTGGAGGCAAAACTTACTGCGGCTGCATCGAATAATGCGATGCCGGTACAAACGTCCCGCCGGCCGATAACCGATGTCCAAGTGCTTTCCGATCGCAGCACGCCGGGCGCCAGAACGCTGGTGGTTCAGCTTCAGCCCATTGAACTTGGAACGGTCACCGCGCGCATGCGCCTGACGCCCGAAGGCATGCATATCCAGTTGATGGCGGAAAACCCGGCGATGGCAGAACATCTCGCCAAGGACCATGACATGCTTGGCAAGGCCCTGCAGCGCGCGGGTGCGGCGGATGATGCCGCCTCGGTCACCATCTCGGTGATTGATCGCTCCGGCACCTCATCGAGCGCGCAGACCGGGCAGCACAACCCGTCCGCGCAGGATCAGCAGCCCGGTGCACGGGGCAGCGGCCAGGGCCAATCCGGATTCCAGGGCACGCCCGGTGACCGTTCTGGCAATCAATGGCCTTTTGCGGAGATGCGATCCGATGAGCGTGTGGAAAAGGCAACTCATCCGGATATCGAGCGCCGCCTTTCACGCGGGTTGGTTGTCTAG
- a CDS encoding chemotaxis protein MotC — protein sequence MIARQTIRLLLFGLFSLPLTTAQAAMPSPEPYMLVRSMRMLQDQVASGKPEALPMLNRVLGHIAAQLQMAKPEVWSKPANVYAIFIYLLNGGNPQVVRTILTSANLGQVDPKLVAGSLAYADGDTLRIIENFQELPPNVPIELVASIYLVTATQLAGIDAGTALKRLDYIRLNAPGTLLEEAALRRGLMIAARLGDKDKVRLMARNYLQRFAFSPYSEDFFRQLVDALMVFKDKISNAEIEEMASLAWPGARLPFYLRLARGAIVDGDMGRARFASQQAEALSTALKTDDTQARLYLAVSNVGSDKTGEAKAMLSQLPKDRLHGRDVELMEAATTMANKILAQPIPAMVGPQQASAAESSRAAAGAGRAETTPIETLDPMIDETRKKLDAIDALLGKARK from the coding sequence ATGATCGCGCGGCAAACCATCCGCTTGTTGTTATTCGGCCTGTTCAGCCTGCCGCTGACGACGGCGCAGGCTGCAATGCCCTCACCGGAGCCCTACATGCTGGTGCGATCCATGCGCATGCTGCAGGATCAGGTGGCGTCCGGAAAGCCGGAAGCATTGCCGATGCTCAATCGCGTGCTCGGCCATATCGCTGCACAGCTTCAAATGGCAAAGCCGGAAGTCTGGTCGAAACCGGCAAATGTCTACGCCATTTTCATTTATCTCCTCAATGGCGGCAATCCGCAGGTTGTTCGCACCATATTGACCTCGGCAAATCTTGGCCAGGTCGATCCCAAACTCGTGGCAGGGTCTCTGGCTTATGCCGATGGCGATACGCTGCGCATCATCGAGAATTTCCAGGAGCTGCCGCCCAATGTTCCCATCGAGCTTGTCGCATCGATCTATCTGGTCACGGCGACGCAACTCGCCGGCATCGACGCGGGAACTGCACTCAAGCGGCTGGATTATATACGCCTCAACGCGCCGGGAACGCTGCTGGAGGAGGCGGCGCTGCGGCGTGGTCTGATGATCGCGGCACGTCTTGGCGACAAGGACAAGGTCAGGTTGATGGCGCGCAATTATCTGCAGCGCTTCGCCTTCTCCCCCTATTCGGAGGACTTCTTTCGCCAGCTTGTCGACGCCTTGATGGTGTTCAAGGACAAGATCAGCAATGCGGAAATCGAAGAAATGGCCTCATTGGCGTGGCCCGGGGCCCGCTTGCCTTTCTACCTGCGCCTTGCCCGAGGTGCGATCGTGGATGGCGATATGGGGCGGGCCCGATTTGCCTCGCAACAGGCCGAAGCCCTTTCAACTGCGCTCAAGACAGACGATACGCAGGCCAGGCTCTATCTCGCGGTCAGCAATGTTGGTTCCGACAAGACCGGCGAGGCCAAGGCCATGCTTTCGCAATTGCCGAAAGATCGCCTGCACGGCCGGGATGTAGAGCTGATGGAAGCTGCGACCACGATGGCGAACAAGATTCTTGCGCAGCCAATTCCGGCAATGGTCGGACCGCAGCAGGCTTCAGCCGCGGAGAGTTCCAGGGCAGCCGCCGGGGCTGGCAGGGCCGAAACAACGCCCATTGAAACGCTTGATCCGATGATTGATGAGACACGCAAGAAACTCGACGCCATTGACGCGCTTCTCGGGAAGGCCAGGAAATGA